One window of candidate division WOR-3 bacterium genomic DNA carries:
- a CDS encoding pyridoxal phosphate-dependent aminotransferase, with product MKNISPAFKNIVLSKIVKISEIVREKKEEFEKSKGKPFIQFQRGDIGIPTPDYIKKAVNDALQKGLTNYPKSGGENFFKDAVIEHLKEMGIKNIGRENIMATYGGQEGLQLVFSLFRGSKCIAFSPCWSCMLDNIFPYSETNYKLLPLKENFEIDFEKFEKSIKNAEILYLNNPHNPTGKVFTYEELERINYLCKKNDVLIVSDEAYKDILFDGNKFYSILEFDNENVLSVFTFSKTFSATGFRIGYTVSRIPSIIEKMTLGDYSQTAGVVTFLQYAFKEALLNKEEREKWLNSFLKELSERRDVAYEELKSFIDDVYKSGGTFYFFIDFKKLLKKKIKGNVEDYIVNSLIEEGVAVTPGSAFGKDFSGYARISISTLGKELIREGIKRIKNFFLNN from the coding sequence ATGAAAAATATTTCTCCTGCCTTTAAAAATATTGTGCTTTCAAAAATAGTGAAGATTAGTGAAATTGTTAGAGAGAAAAAGGAAGAATTTGAAAAAAGTAAAGGTAAGCCTTTTATTCAGTTTCAAAGAGGGGATATAGGAATACCAACACCGGATTATATTAAAAAAGCTGTTAATGATGCTCTTCAAAAAGGTCTTACAAATTATCCAAAATCAGGCGGTGAAAATTTCTTTAAAGATGCTGTCATAGAACACTTAAAGGAAATGGGAATAAAAAATATAGGAAGGGAAAATATAATGGCAACTTATGGAGGCCAGGAAGGTCTTCAGCTTGTTTTTTCTCTTTTCAGGGGTTCAAAATGCATTGCCTTTTCACCGTGCTGGAGCTGTATGCTTGATAATATTTTTCCATATTCAGAAACAAATTATAAACTTCTGCCTTTAAAGGAAAATTTTGAAATAGATTTTGAAAAATTTGAGAAAAGTATTAAAAATGCTGAAATATTATATCTTAATAACCCCCATAATCCAACAGGTAAAGTTTTTACTTACGAAGAACTTGAAAGAATAAATTATTTATGTAAAAAAAATGATGTTTTAATTGTTTCTGATGAAGCATATAAAGATATACTGTTTGACGGAAATAAATTTTACAGCATTCTTGAATTTGATAATGAAAATGTTTTATCTGTTTTTACTTTCTCAAAAACCTTTTCTGCAACAGGTTTCAGGATAGGTTATACTGTTTCAAGGATTCCCTCAATAATTGAAAAAATGACACTTGGGGACTACAGTCAAACAGCAGGGGTTGTAACTTTTCTTCAATATGCCTTTAAAGAGGCTCTTTTGAATAAAGAGGAAAGGGAAAAATGGTTAAATAGCTTTTTAAAGGAACTTTCAGAAAGAAGGGATGTAGCTTATGAGGAGCTCAAAAGTTTCATAGATGATGTTTATAAATCGGGTGGAACTTTTTACTTTTTTATTGATTTTAAAAAATTATTAAAAAAGAAAATAAAAGGGAATGTTGAGGATTACATAGTAAATTCTCTTATAGAAGAGGGTGTAGCAGTAACACCAGGTTCGGCTTTTGGTAAAGATTTTTCAGGGTATGCAAGAATTTCAATTTCAACTCTCGGAAAAGAACTTATAAGAGAAGGAATAAAAAGAATAAAAAATTTCTTTTTAAATAATTAA
- a CDS encoding NifU family protein encodes MNISLNLESLKKNFKLKALYLIMEKDGTLYLGVRGGSEDFEKFIYDNWGDKVKIFKKPKEEINFVIGEKILGYIKGHGGDIGIEDIDEEKGIIYVDLKDACSGCPHSVYTLTSGIKRVLVQFIPWVKEVKPVNETREPQFNFKLVELIKQGGKK; translated from the coding sequence ATGAATATTTCCTTAAATTTAGAATCTTTAAAAAAGAATTTTAAGCTTAAGGCTTTATATTTAATTATGGAAAAAGACGGAACTCTTTATCTTGGGGTAAGAGGTGGTAGTGAAGATTTTGAAAAATTTATTTATGACAATTGGGGTGATAAGGTTAAAATTTTTAAAAAGCCTAAGGAAGAGATAAATTTTGTTATAGGTGAGAAAATTTTAGGTTATATAAAAGGTCACGGAGGGGATATTGGAATAGAGGATATAGATGAGGAAAAGGGTATTATTTATGTTGATTTAAAAGATGCTTGTTCTGGTTGTCCCCATTCTGTTTATACTCTCACATCAGGTATAAAAAGGGTTTTAGTTCAATTTATTCCCTGGGTAAAGGAAGTAAAGCCTGTAAATGAAACCAGGGAGCCCCAGTTTAATTTTAAGCTTGTTGAACTTATAAAACAAGGAGGTAAAAAATGA
- the hemE gene encoding uroporphyrinogen decarboxylase — MKKDFLLASLKQKPEKVPVWFMRQAGRYIPEYAEMRNKYSMKELIKNPTLSAKVTLLPFKYLDLDAAILFSDLLVILWGFGIDFEYEKDEGPKILKRNIKNFDYRELKFIEEEIKILKKELDVPLIGFTAAPFTLLSYIIEGSYKRDFPETRKFIYRKEEEWNFLMKKVSNGILEFLKLQSDAGCDALMLFDSWVGAVTPEIYIKNIYPYIQDIFKNLRGKIRIYFSISSAHLAGIIDEIECETIGIDFRVPINFAIKFFGKKHSIQGNLDPAILFSKFEKIKEELDKIERERKNFSGFIFNLGHGILPETDIEILKEIIKTVHSWKI, encoded by the coding sequence ATGAAAAAAGATTTTCTCTTAGCCAGTTTAAAACAAAAACCTGAAAAAGTTCCTGTTTGGTTTATGAGACAGGCTGGTAGATATATACCTGAATATGCTGAAATGAGAAACAAATACAGTATGAAAGAACTTATAAAAAATCCAACACTTTCGGCAAAGGTTACACTTTTACCTTTTAAATATCTTGACCTTGATGCAGCAATTTTATTTTCTGATTTACTTGTCATACTCTGGGGATTTGGAATTGATTTTGAATATGAAAAAGATGAAGGCCCAAAAATATTAAAGAGGAATATAAAAAATTTTGACTACAGGGAATTAAAATTCATAGAGGAGGAAATAAAAATTTTAAAAAAAGAACTTGATGTTCCTTTAATAGGTTTTACAGCAGCACCTTTTACACTTTTATCGTATATCATAGAAGGAAGTTATAAAAGGGATTTTCCGGAAACAAGAAAATTCATTTACAGGAAAGAAGAAGAATGGAATTTCTTGATGAAAAAGGTCTCAAATGGAATTTTGGAATTTCTAAAATTACAATCAGACGCAGGATGCGACGCTTTAATGCTCTTTGATTCCTGGGTAGGAGCAGTTACTCCTGAAATTTATATTAAAAATATTTATCCCTATATTCAAGATATTTTTAAAAATTTAAGGGGAAAAATAAGAATTTACTTTTCAATATCAAGTGCTCATCTTGCAGGTATTATTGATGAAATTGAATGCGAAACAATAGGAATTGATTTTAGAGTGCCTATTAACTTTGCAATTAAATTTTTTGGGAAAAAACACTCAATACAGGGAAATCTTGACCCTGCAATTTTATTTTCAAAATTTGAAAAAATAAAAGAAGAACTTGATAAAATTGAAAGGGAAAGAAAAAATTTTAGTGGTTTCATTTTTAACTTAGGACATGGAATTTTACCTGAAACTGATATTGAAATACTCAAAGAAATAATCAAAACTGTTCATTCCTGGAAAATTTAA
- a CDS encoding M48 family metallopeptidase, producing MKIFKKINFFLFFVFIFFSCRTVPYTGRKQLILFPLETERELGRESFLEISKTEKFSENQEYNELVKKVGMKIISEGGIGIKENWEFRVIENDKVINAFALPGGKVCVYTGLLKLIESEDELACVLGHEIAHVVARHGGERMSQLLLAELGGITLDMALKKKRSQTIEMAKVAYGVGVQVGVLLPFSREQEEESDYMGLIFMTKAGFDPEKALNFWEKMEKESKGKIPEFLSTHPSHNTRIKNIKKWIPEIKNKYGKK from the coding sequence ATGAAAATTTTTAAAAAAATAAATTTCTTTCTTTTTTTTGTATTTATATTTTTCTCCTGTAGAACTGTTCCTTATACTGGTAGAAAGCAGCTTATTCTTTTCCCCTTAGAAACTGAAAGAGAGCTTGGGAGAGAAAGTTTTTTAGAAATTTCTAAAACTGAAAAATTCTCTGAAAATCAAGAATATAATGAGCTTGTTAAAAAGGTGGGTATGAAAATTATAAGTGAAGGTGGAATAGGTATAAAGGAAAACTGGGAATTTAGAGTAATTGAAAATGATAAAGTTATTAATGCCTTTGCACTTCCTGGAGGAAAAGTTTGTGTATATACAGGACTTTTGAAATTGATCGAAAGTGAAGATGAACTTGCCTGTGTTCTTGGTCACGAAATAGCTCATGTTGTTGCAAGACATGGAGGAGAAAGAATGAGCCAATTACTTCTTGCAGAGCTGGGTGGTATTACTCTTGATATGGCTTTAAAGAAAAAAAGAAGTCAGACTATTGAAATGGCAAAAGTAGCATACGGAGTAGGTGTCCAGGTTGGTGTTCTCTTACCTTTTTCAAGAGAACAGGAAGAAGAATCCGATTATATGGGTCTTATTTTTATGACAAAAGCTGGGTTTGACCCTGAAAAAGCATTAAATTTCTGGGAAAAAATGGAAAAAGAGTCAAAGGGTAAAATTCCAGAATTTTTATCAACCCATCCTTCACATAATACAAGAATTAAAAATATCAAAAAATGGATTCCTGAAATTAAAAACAAATATGGTAAAAAATAA
- a CDS encoding VTT domain-containing protein, with protein MLRKFLLIFLIFFFLFFLSYLLIILYPYSKSRILEIVRKFGFFAPFVLIFFHSFQIIASPIPGQVFPFLMGFLYGAYLGSIMAITGNLIGSFTSYFLGKFGERKLVSTNKLKVLENYRIKIASRSILWLSLLFILPIPGLPKDLLCYFAGFIGVKEKDFLLSLLLGRIPIEILWVLAGSGIYKFFIPPN; from the coding sequence ATGTTAAGAAAATTCCTTTTAATTTTTCTAATTTTTTTCTTTTTATTTTTTCTATCCTATTTATTAATAATTCTTTATCCTTACAGTAAATCCCGAATTCTTGAAATAGTTAGAAAGTTCGGTTTTTTTGCTCCTTTTGTTCTTATTTTTTTTCATTCCTTTCAGATTATAGCATCACCTATTCCAGGCCAGGTTTTTCCCTTTCTTATGGGTTTTCTTTATGGAGCCTATTTAGGTTCAATAATGGCTATAACTGGTAATTTAATCGGCTCCTTTACTTCTTATTTTCTTGGAAAGTTTGGTGAAAGAAAGCTTGTAAGTACCAATAAGTTAAAGGTTTTAGAAAATTATAGAATAAAAATAGCTTCAAGAAGTATTTTATGGCTTTCTTTACTTTTTATCCTTCCTATTCCAGGTCTTCCTAAAGACCTTTTATGTTATTTTGCTGGATTTATAGGTGTTAAGGAAAAAGATTTTTTATTATCTCTTTTATTGGGAAGAATACCAATTGAAATTCTATGGGTTCTTGCTGGTTCAGGTATTTATAAATTTTTTATTCCACCGAATTGA
- a CDS encoding pyridoxamine 5'-phosphate oxidase family protein gives MDLKVLRKEEKDEIKKILYELLKEEKIMVLATSFEDKPWATPVIFAWDGKNKIYFLSRKSTRHAVNLEKNPQISAAIYPKVLRPLRGIQMEGKVKILKGKENLKGLKVYIKRFPTAEGRLPLKDIIEKRGEFSFFEFLIEKIFLLSEKHFGWGKRVDVTFLLNSVE, from the coding sequence ATGGACCTAAAAGTGTTAAGAAAAGAAGAAAAAGATGAAATAAAAAAAATTCTTTATGAACTTCTTAAAGAAGAAAAAATTATGGTTCTTGCAACATCCTTTGAAGATAAACCTTGGGCAACACCTGTTATTTTTGCCTGGGACGGTAAGAACAAAATTTATTTCCTTTCAAGGAAATCAACAAGACATGCAGTAAATCTTGAGAAAAATCCTCAAATAAGCGCTGCTATTTATCCGAAAGTTTTAAGACCCTTAAGGGGAATTCAAATGGAGGGAAAAGTAAAAATTTTAAAAGGAAAAGAAAATTTAAAAGGTTTAAAAGTTTATATTAAAAGATTCCCAACCGCAGAGGGAAGATTACCTTTAAAAGATATAATAGAAAAAAGAGGGGAATTTTCCTTTTTTGAGTTTTTAATAGAAAAAATTTTTCTTTTAAGTGAAAAACATTTCGGATGGGGAAAAAGGGTAGATGTCACATTTCTTCTCAATTCGGTGGAATAA